One part of the Aurantibacillus circumpalustris genome encodes these proteins:
- the lpdA gene encoding dihydrolipoyl dehydrogenase, giving the protein MNYDIIVIGSGPGGYVTAIRASQLGFKTAIIEKESLGGICLNWGCIPTKALLKSAQVFEYLNHAKDYGIGADNIKADFSAVIKRSRDVADGMSKGIQFLMKKNKIDVIMGTAKVKAGKKIDVTGADGKVTSLSANHIIIATGARSKQLPNLPQDGKKIIGYREAMSLPKQPKTLVVVGSGAIGVEFAYFYATMGTKVTVVEFLPTIVPVEDEEVSKQLEKSFKKVGIEVMTDASVESVDTKGTGCKVNIKTKTGNISLDADIVLSAVGIEANIQGLGLEETGIKTDKGKIVTDKFYATNVPGYYAIGDCVGGQALAHVASAEGITCVEKIKGMHVDAIDYNNIPGCTYCQPEIASVGFTEKKAKEAGYEIKVGKFPFTASGKAKAAGAADGFVKLIFDAKYGELLGAHMIGANVTEMIASTVAMRKLETTGHEIIKTVHPHPTMSEAIMEAAAAAYGEVIHL; this is encoded by the coding sequence ATGAACTACGATATTATAGTTATAGGTAGCGGACCGGGAGGTTATGTCACAGCAATAAGAGCTTCTCAATTAGGCTTTAAAACAGCAATTATTGAAAAAGAAAGTCTTGGCGGTATTTGTTTAAACTGGGGTTGTATTCCAACTAAAGCACTGTTAAAAAGCGCTCAGGTTTTTGAATATTTAAACCATGCGAAAGATTATGGCATTGGTGCAGATAACATTAAGGCAGACTTTAGTGCTGTTATTAAACGTAGTCGTGATGTTGCTGACGGCATGAGTAAAGGCATTCAGTTCTTAATGAAAAAGAACAAAATTGATGTGATTATGGGCACAGCTAAAGTGAAAGCTGGAAAAAAGATTGATGTAACAGGAGCAGATGGAAAAGTAACTAGCTTAAGTGCAAATCACATAATTATTGCTACAGGCGCACGTTCAAAACAATTACCTAATTTACCACAAGATGGTAAAAAGATAATTGGCTACCGTGAGGCAATGAGTCTTCCGAAACAACCAAAAACACTTGTTGTTGTTGGTAGCGGTGCTATTGGCGTTGAGTTCGCTTACTTTTATGCAACCATGGGAACCAAGGTAACCGTTGTAGAATTTTTACCAACGATCGTTCCTGTAGAAGACGAAGAAGTGAGTAAACAATTAGAAAAATCATTCAAAAAAGTTGGCATAGAAGTTATGACCGACGCTTCTGTTGAAAGTGTTGATACGAAAGGAACTGGTTGCAAAGTGAATATTAAAACCAAAACAGGTAATATTAGCCTAGATGCTGATATTGTTCTATCTGCTGTTGGTATTGAAGCTAACATTCAAGGCTTAGGTCTTGAAGAAACAGGAATTAAAACCGACAAAGGTAAAATTGTCACAGATAAGTTTTACGCAACCAATGTACCAGGTTATTATGCTATTGGTGACTGTGTTGGCGGTCAAGCCTTAGCGCACGTTGCCAGCGCTGAAGGAATTACCTGCGTTGAAAAAATTAAAGGTATGCATGTAGATGCAATTGACTATAATAACATCCCGGGATGTACCTATTGTCAGCCCGAAATTGCAAGTGTTGGATTTACTGAGAAAAAAGCAAAAGAAGCAGGTTACGAAATTAAAGTAGGAAAATTTCCTTTCACGGCTTCTGGTAAAGCGAAAGCAGCTGGTGCTGCTGATGGATTTGTAAAATTAATTTTTGATGCAAAATATGGTGAGTTGCTAGGTGCTCATATGATTGGAGCTAATGTAACTGAAATGATTGCTTCAACCGTTGCCATGCGTAAATTAGAAACAACAGGGCATGAAATAATTAAAACGGTTCACCCGCATCCAACAATGAGTGAGGCTATAATGGAAGCAGCGGCTGCGGCCTATGGAGAGGTGATTCATCTTTAA